agagagagagagagagagagagagatgtagAGAGGGGAGAGAGCCTGACTGAACCTAGGACCACAACGACCTCGTCCGGGTTGAGCTCGTCCTCCTGCGGCTTATTAAATCCTGGGAGCTTCAGAAATCAAGAGCCACATCAATAGAGGAGTAGACATTGCAAGATCACAATTTATCTTGTCCCTTGTACTTTTAAATTTGCCAATTAGCTGCTCAAACCTAAAATCTATTGACCACTCAAGCATAAGAAAGCATACTACAAATTGACAGTAAAATGGGGGGCCAAATAAATTAGCTTTCAAGGGAGCTGGAGAAAGTATGTGGATCAGTGCAGTTTACTCTAATTATATGCAAATGGAACTAACAAACACACTAAAAGTAACATGGCTGGTATTTACTTTTGTTTGATAGGAATCAACTAATAACTTTCTTCTCCACTTATTCCAGTCACCCTCTTTTCCATCCCTCTCTCTCGAACACACATACTGCCCTCCTCTGAGCAGCTCTCCTTCAGCACTTTTACAAACAGCTAGTGCTCACGTTTGCAAACAGGTGCTTGCATTTGCAACCTCAGAGGcaaaacgagagagagagagatggttGGGGACTCACCTGCGCACCTGAAGGCCGTGAAGACACGAGCTAATCGAGCACGCACCCAGGATGCGAGGTCATGACCAGCTTCGGCCGCCGTCTGCTGCGCAACTGCACGAGCCGCCTACGGCGTTAGGTTCAAGACGCGAAGGACCGCGTCGAGCCAAGACGACTCCCTGGCTGGCATCCTCTCCTCTTGGGTtgagctcctcctcccgcagCTCCCTCGCGACGAGGTCTCCTCCTCCCCCGGCTTCCTTGTGACCTAGAACAAACATAAACAGGGTTCAGCAGTAAAAACACAAGCTATGTCAGTTATATTAACCAGGACATGGTGATTTCTCCCCATCCAAAAGAACTAATCTTGTAGATAATTTGACCTGAGAGAAATTTCCGGTCGTATGCTTCCTTTGCCTTGGTCCAATCAGAACTTAGTCCTGCTACACATCCATGTGCTCCAGCGTTTGCACTTCTCCCCTAACCAGAACGTGAACATGAAGGTAAATAAAAGCAATACAAGCCATGAGAGGCAAGGGCTGGAGATGTACACCAAACCCAACAGATCAACGGAAGAGTAAAGATCACAAGAAATTAGAGGATGGAACTGGACTGCGTTCTATATCATTTGGAGGACAATAGAAGTTAGAAAAATTGCGACGAACCACTAATCCCTCCTAAAACTAACTATCATTGCCCTGTGATATATGGATAATTTTAGAAAGTAGAGAAAAGCACATGCCAATTTTACTTACTTGTGCGAAAGCTGTCAGTCATGCGCATCAATGATTTCTCACGTGTTCTGCATAAAGAGAACATACAAATATAAGTATATAAGATCGCCATTTTTGGATGAGTAATTATTTGCATAAAGGTTCAGAGAACGTCCTCTATTGCCTTACAGTCCAACTGGTAAATATAAGTATATAAGAAAAACATACTGTTTTGAAATGCAAGCCAACAAGtaaaataaagcaacatgagttaGCTCCAAAGGATATAATCTGATAAGAGGTCTCACATTCCTCAAGTAATTCATGTATATGGTTTATAAAATTGTAGTGTAATAGAATGAAAGCAAAAGTCTCCTTGGGATTTTCAAGCAAGCAAACAAAATCAGATCACACGGAGAAAGAAACACCTCTAATTTCTTGTTCATGTACTTCAAACTCCACACAAATTCTGAACAAAATCAGATCTCACACATTCTGTTTTTGAAATATCCCATGGAGAAAGAAGCATCTCTAATTTTCCCTAAAGCAACATGAGTTAGCTCCAAAGGATATAATCTGATAAGAGGGCTCACATTCCTCAAGTAATTCATTTATATGGTTTATAAAATTGTAGTGTAATAGAATGAAAGCAAAAGTCTCCTTGGGATTTTCAAGCAAGCAAACAAAATCAGATCACACGGAGAAAGAAGCACCTCTAATTTCTTGTTCATGTACTTCAAGCTCCACACAAATTCTGAACAAAATCAGATATCACACATTCTGTTTTTGAAATATCCCATGGAGAAAGAAGCATCTCTAATTTCCCCCCCGATGTGCTTCTCCACACAAAATCTGAACCAAATCAGATCTCACACAATTGAGAAATAAAAGAGAGGGCAGTACTTTCACCTTGGGCTTGAATCGTTAATCTGGTCGAGGTGACGCCGCCCATGTAAAGCACGCTGCCCAGGTCTCTTCTTCCTAATGTGCAACACAAACTGAAGGCATGACATTACAATAAATTCAGAAATAGACGAACTCAAATGGATTTATTCAGTTCAGTTTAGAAAGTGGAGTTAAAATAGACTGCCCCTAATGAAGCTGCTAATACTAATCACAGAAAATGATATATATTCAAAGCACCCAACCAATCAGGTACTTCCAAAAATCTGGAGAGGAAAACATAGTTGAGGAGCGGCAACAGGGCATGAGAGGAAGAGAGGGGTGGAGGAAATTACCTTGCCACGAGGAGTCACAGGTCGTCCTCGCCTTCAACAACCATGCACAGAGCAGCACAGGGGAAGGACAAGGGCAAGGACAAGGGCGTCCTCCTCCCCAACCACCACTTTTCCTCAGCGGCCCTACTCCTCCGCAAGCACCATGAAGACATGCCTGCCCTGATCTGCCACGAATCAAGGGATGAGCTCAGGTTACAATGCAAAGATGAGTAAACGATGAAGAAAAAGCTCACCTGTGCCAAAACTAACCTGCGGTTCGTAGATGCGGCAGAGACGCGATGGTTCCCCTTCGGCCAGCCGCCCACACGCGCCCCCTTCATCTCTCCTCCCCGTCGAGCACGCGGCGCGGCGTCTCTCCCGTCGGTCCACTTGTTGGCCACGCGCGCGGCTCCCTCTGCCCCGATGTGGGTGGTCGAAGCTCGCCAACGGGCGTCCCCGGACCAGGCGGAGAGGGCTGGGAGACA
This sequence is a window from Aegilops tauschii subsp. strangulata cultivar AL8/78 chromosome 7, Aet v6.0, whole genome shotgun sequence. Protein-coding genes within it:
- the LOC109775749 gene encoding uncharacterized protein encodes the protein MKGARVGGWPKGNHRVSAASTNRRSGQACLHGACGGVGPLRKSGGWGGGRPCPCPCPSPVLLCAWLLKARTTCDSSWQGRRDLGSVLYMGGVTSTRLTIQAQEHVRNH